The nucleotide sequence tactcttttctttaaatctatTGGGTAACATCTCTAAATCGATAAGGTTAATAAGAGAAACGTAAGTGCGGAAACTTATTTCTTATCACATTGATGAAGGCTAAGCTTGAAGATGTAgagattatatgaaatataatatgttagaAAGACTTGTATAAATCTCTAAACGagcaaataaattatgtttatttatgtttttgagAATTAAGCTCACCCATTGATTCGTCCAATTCCCGTTCCAAAAAGCTGGGCCGAAAGTACGCGCAGGATTCATACTACAGCCGGTATAAggactctaaaaaaaaatatatatatatatatatatatttcctacttttcttctaattatgatgattttttttaggctattatattttaattcaaattgtgTACTGCTGCAAGTGAAACTCCAACAACAGAGAAACCGAATCTGATTGCTGTAGAATCTGTGGTATGGGCGCATCTTGGATCCCAAGTGGCGCATGCTGCGCAAAGTATAAAGGATGTGCAAAGAATTTCGACTATAATAGCCTGCGTGATACTGATTCCAGGATGCACAACGGTTACGCAATGTCCAATTGTCACGTTTGAACGTCCATCGTTGAGCAATTCGGATGGAGTTATCGtctgttaaaatttcaattaaatgttcaatataatatctaacatTTATACTAATGATATACTTGTGATCggtttatcataaaattctgTCAAACACATATAagtgattttcattttttaaccacacaaaatattttaattgtaaataataaagaataagtattaatgtaatatttaatttttctatttagtGCATTTTATATATGCGTAGGTGAAAAAGTGTCGTATATCCAATAACACAAGGAACGAAGGACAAGTAATGAAGTGCATaacataatgaattaaaaatttaccattAATAGTCCATATCCAATAGTTGCTCCAATGAATTGCGCGATTGCATAAAGGATTCCTGTAGGGATAGTTTTAATTCCTAGAATAACCGCTCCTATCGTGACAGCGGGATTTAAATGTGCACCACTTATGTGTCCCAACATctgtgttaataaaaattttctattgctatatattattacggtAATATATAATGAGAATATCATAATCTgtcacttttttttccctttaaaaTCTGATACATATTTACCATAATCAGAAGATTGACAGTCATACCAAACGCCATGGACGTTTGTAATGGTGGCGGTAATATCGGTCCCATTGTTCCAATAGAACCCATACAACCAATGAACAGAAGAATCCCAGTACCTATCACCTCGGCTATAAACATAGTCATTGTGCCCTTTTCTATCGTCCATGCCGATTCTGAAAACGTAAaagatgtttaaattttttcgttatGTCCCGAATAATAcctataaaatgtttataaactCATTTTGGGAATTTTTACTTTGATTGTCGTTCTCCATGGTACACGATGAAGGTTTAACTAATAGCTACCGTAACGGTACTGTAATCAATACTCGAATTACGACAATACTAATCATAGGTGGCTATCATGCTTTCGCAACacagttaaaaaaagaaattgtcttATCTTACGAGTGTCAATTGATAATTGCATTCTTCGAATCAGTGCTCGATTGAAAATTGCAGTTCAAGAGGATTAACtaacaacaaaaaattttgtttctatttatcaaagttatataaaagttacaatATTGCTCGTGGCAAAATGACTCATAAGTGTTAGCTCATGTCGAAAGAAAGCACTACTGCCCCTACCCTGcagataattttcttcttccctgcaagaagaaatataaaaaaacataaattgatcaaattgAGTTGAGAAAATGTTGCAACAAAATCGCAGGGACGTTATAagaaaatgatcaaaatacAGGTAAACTTCGAATCGCGATTTATTTATGCAAGATACAAGTGATACGATCTTGCTTCAAAGTGGACAGTAAATCGTAGCTTGTACTGCACTTCCGGTCAGTAAGTATTTCATTTGATGCCTGATAATACAGTTTTCACGCGAAATAAATTGTtcgaatctttgaattttcttttttttccgaaaaaaattttcccattaaattttcacgaaataatAACAGTTGCTGACCAATGGTTTTGGCTTTCCACGCAAGCGCCAATGGCCGCCCAACGCCATTCGCTTTTCGCAGTCGTTCGCGATCACTTAAAAAGAGTTTTCCATCGAGCAGGTTTTCCATCGTGCACAGGAGAATCAGAAAATCGTGTTATCGAACGATACGGGCTAGGAGATGGAAAATACCACGAATTATCGTAACATTCATTACAAATCGGACGCAGAATACACAGTACACGTCGCCAAGACATTATTGACACTGATCGGAATCTGGCCTAGGAGGAACACGTTCATAGATAACGTAAAATTTTACGTTCAGATAGGAATTGTCTTCTTTCTCATGTGTTTCCTCTTACTACCGCACGTGATCTATACTTACTTCGATTGCGAAAATCTGACCAAATACATGAAAGTGATTGCCGCACAGATTTTCAGCCTTTTGGCgatcattaaattttggacGATTATCATTAACAGAGAGGAGATCCGATTTTGGTTGATGGAGATGGAGATACAATACAGAGACGTGGAATGCGAAGAAGATCGGTTGGTAATGATGAACACTGCAAAGATAGGCCGATTCTTCACAATCGTGTATTTGAGCCTTAGTTATACCGGCGCTTTGCCCTATCACATTATCTTGCCCCTGATATCGGAAAGGATCGTCAAGGAGGACAACACGACTCAGATACCATTGCCTTATTTGAGCGACTACGTTTTCTTCGTAATCGAGGATTCGCCGATTTACGAGATGACTTTCGTATTGCAAATATTCATCAGCAGTATTATTTTGTCCACGAATTGTGGCACTTACAGCTTGATCGCCTCTATAACCATGCACTGCTGCGGTCTGTTCGAGGTCACCAATAGAAAGATCAAGACGCTTTGCAAGTGGAATAATCGGGATTTGCATGATCGTGTTATCGACATCGTTCAATCACATCTGAAAGCAATCgagtaagtatatattatgttgtacataatatttgattaaaaaaaatataattatcagttATACATTATGTTGtacataatatttgattaaaaaaatataattatcagttTATGTTTACTAGTTTAATAGAGCGATATGGTTTGCTCATTGgctatttgtttaattttatgtaataacgtttttttataaaattttttataaatacttatcgTTCTTACGTTTATACACGAtcctcctattttttttttttaaattttgtcatCAGGATTCTGCTTTTTCACgtgtgataaattatttcgtcgaTTCGATTGgctattgatttttatatgcttttatttcgtgataaaaaatcaattttagatACTCTGCACGGGTTGGAGAATCACTGAGCATCGTGTTTTTATCGGAAATGCTTGGCTGCACCATCATAATATGTTTCTTAGAATTTGGTGTAATTATGGTATAacaaaaatagtatttaattaaaaaagtagaaaaaaaaaggaaagaaatgaatcaagaaaattaaaaatatttttaggaatTGGAAGATCACAAAACATTGAGCACAGTAACGTACTTTGTTTTAATGACGTCCATTTTTGTAAATGTGTTCATAATATCGTTTATTGGTGATCGTCTCAAACAAGAGGTATATTTTCTCATACAATTATTCTGtcgtcgaataaatttaagttaatttttatttttcttgaaatataatttcatattaaaaagagTGAGAGAATAAGAGAAACATCATATTTCATACCATGGTACGATTTTCCAACGGAAGTggcgaaaaatataaagacaaTCATACTTAGAGCCAGTCGACCATCAAGTCTGTCTGGGGCCAAGATATTGGATCTTTCTCTTCAAGCATTTTGCGATgtaaatcttaatatatattattatattttttttattcattgttgcaaaaattcttgaaaatgaaaaaattattgtaggTTTGCAAAACTTCGGCAGCCTACTTTAATTTTCTGCGTGCAATGACGGTATAAAAAGTTCACATAAAAGGGATTCCAAAGGTTTTGAAAAAGttgataaatgaatgaaatgattaaGAGTAAGTATAAATGTAATGCACATAATGTAATTGTTTACTTTggatagagaaaaataaggaaatgtTTTGAGAATGGTA is from Apis mellifera strain DH4 linkage group LG2, Amel_HAv3.1, whole genome shotgun sequence and encodes:
- the LOC725165 gene encoding aquaporin AQPAe.a isoform X2: MTMFIAEVIGTGILLFIGCMGSIGTMGPILPPPLQTSMAFGMTVNLLIMMLGHISGAHLNPAVTIGAVILGIKTIPTGILYAIAQFIGATIGYGLLMTITPSELLNDGRSNVTIGHCVTVVHPGISITQAIIVEILCTSFILCAACATWDPRCAHTTDSTAIRFGFSVVGVSLAASPYTGCSMNPARTFGPAFWNGNWTNQWIYWFGPCAGAFLGTYIYVYLFAEKKENRNECLEFIELKAINDDANYSEKINKKEENLEENLG
- the LOC725205 gene encoding odorant receptor 30a, producing MENTTNYRNIHYKSDAEYTVHVAKTLLTLIGIWPRRNTFIDNVKFYVQIGIVFFLMCFLLLPHVIYTYFDCENLTKYMKVIAAQIFSLLAIIKFWTIIINREEIRFWLMEMEIQYRDVECEEDRLVMMNTAKIGRFFTIVYLSLSYTGALPYHIILPLISERIVKEDNTTQIPLPYLSDYVFFVIEDSPIYEMTFVLQIFISSIILSTNCGTYSLIASITMHCCGLFEVTNRKIKTLCKWNNRDLHDRVIDIVQSHLKAIEYSARVGESLSIVFLSEMLGCTIIICFLEFGVIMELEDHKTLSTVTYFVLMTSIFVNVFIISFIGDRLKQESERIRETSYFIPWYDFPTEVAKNIKTIILRASRPSSLSGAKILDLSLQAFCDVCKTSAAYFNFLRAMTV
- the LOC725165 gene encoding aquaporin AQPAe.a isoform X1, which codes for MENDNQKSAWTIEKGTMTMFIAEVIGTGILLFIGCMGSIGTMGPILPPPLQTSMAFGMTVNLLIMMLGHISGAHLNPAVTIGAVILGIKTIPTGILYAIAQFIGATIGYGLLMTITPSELLNDGRSNVTIGHCVTVVHPGISITQAIIVEILCTSFILCAACATWDPRCAHTTDSTAIRFGFSVVGVSLAASPYTGCSMNPARTFGPAFWNGNWTNQWIYWFGPCAGAFLGTYIYVYLFAEKKENRNECLEFIELKAINDDANYSEKINKKEENLEENLG